The Pochonia chlamydosporia 170 chromosome Unknown PCv3seq00008, whole genome shotgun sequence sequence CAACCTCAATGATACTCGTCAAGTTGGAGTTATAAGTAACCGCAGCGCACTTGGTGCCAGATGAAGGCAGGTTCTTGTTATACTTGAGGCACTGTTCCATGCAATCCTCAAATGTGTACACGGTGTATCGCCTCAAGTCTTTTATCGGCCCAGAGCCATCGGCAGCATCTACCCCATTCGGCCAGTCGGTGAAGCAGTATTGTGTGAACGTTGAACCACCGGAGGCTTGGTACGTTTTCGGGGCGGTAAAGGTGCAGCTATTTGCGGCCATGCCATGTGTTCCGGACGTGACGACGGCTGTGGAAGCTGATGTCGTGCTTGTGCGTGTGGAAGATTGAGTCGTTGTATCGGAGGTCATTGTCTGCGACATAGACGAAGAGGATGTTGTTTGAGGCGAGGAGTCTGGgttgttgtcgttgttgCGCTTCAGTCCGACCCCGAGaccgatgccgatgccaattccgaggacgacgaggatgattATCACGAGGGCTGTCCAAAACACAGCTACTCGCATGCCCAAGATCTTCCGTTTGGGTTCGACATCTGCATTTGGTGTCTCCTTTGAGACAGCCTGTGTTGGTACTACTTCGGGGGGTTGCGCGGCGTATTCCAGCTTCGCGCCCTCGCCTCGAGCATCGTACTCCAGAGGCTGTTGGTGTACCGTCTGGTATGGCGCTGCCTCTGGACCGTAGCTATTTTGTAGCGTCGACATATCGCCGGATGTCGTCAGAATCGGCAGGCTGTCAATCGCGCATGCTCGGCCGCGATGGCATTGGAGTTGTGAAGGAAGCGGAGATGCTGATACATTGGGGCACCCTCGACATCACCTGTCGATCCAAGAATTAATCAAACTGACCCATTCGAAACCAAATTCAGCTGAAGGGGAAATGGCCCTATTGTTGGCCGCAAACTCGACGCTTCTGTAATTACTTGCAGGGTTTGATTGGAGAAATTGACGCTCATCCTGGACGAATCTGCATGTAAGCTTACCTTGCTGCAGAACAACCCAAACATTCGCCTCATTACCGCCGGCCCAGACGAAACTATTGTTTCAAGCACATGCAAAAAGAGTCATAATTCGATTGGCATCTGTATCTCCTACTCGAGAGGTGCGACGTAGGCGAAGGATGCCTGCTAATTCGCACGATAAACGCCAACTGAACAACTATTGCCGCCGCATGGAAAAT is a genomic window containing:
- a CDS encoding WNT and FGF inhibitory regulator domain-containing protein — its product is MSTLQNSYGPEAAPYQTVHQQPLEYDARGEGAKLEYAAQPPEVVPTQAVSKETPNADVEPKRKILGMRVAVFWTALVIIILVVLGIGIGIGLGVGLKRNNDNNPDSSPQTTSSSSMSQTMTSDTTTQSSTRTSTTSASTAVVTSGTHGMAANSCTFTAPKTYQASGGSTFTQYCFTDWPNGVDAADGSGPIKDLRRYTVYTFEDCMEQCLKYNKNLPSSGTKCAAVTYNSNLTSIIEVGKQGGNCFLKNKKGEDRQGSAESACAALVF